Genomic segment of Acidimicrobiia bacterium:
GAGCGGGAAGGACGCAAGGATCCCGATTCGACCCTGACCACCGTTGAGGTCACCGACGACGACATCACAATGGTCTGGCATGTCGAGACCGAGGCAAGCAAGACCTGATCCCTGGCAGTAGCCGCCGAGGATCCCCCGACTTCTCAGATAGGGAAGGTCGGGGGATCCTTCGGTGGCTCTTGAGGAGGCGACACTCCAGGCGGCTCTCCCCCCGCCGTGTCCCGGGCCCTTGGTTCGTGGTTCGTTCGAAGGAAGTCGCCCAAGCCCATGAAGGCGAAGACCACCACGATGATCGCGGCGAACACGAAACCGTTCACGATCGCCACGGGCACCGCGATCGCCACCGCGGTCCAGGTAACGATCTGCGCGATGAGCGGCGCCCGTCGCTCGTCGAAGACCGCGATCAGATGGAGGACCATGTGTCCGCCGTCGAGCGGCATGATCGGGATCCAGTTCAGGATGCCCCAAACAAGTGCCGCGAACACGAAATAGCCGAGGAAGTCGATGGACGCGTCCGGCCACCGGTCGAACATGCCAAGCCTTCCGAGGCCGATGATGGCGAGACCCGCGACGATCCCGACACCTGACCCCATGGCCGAGATCGTGAACGATCTGCCATGGCTCATGGGTTGTTCGCCCTCGGTGAACGATGTCAACCCACCAAGGCCGTACAGGGTGATGCTCACCTTGCGGGCCCCGAATGCCTTGGCCGTGAGGCCGTGGCCGAGTTCGTGGAGCAGGATTGCGATGAACACGGCACCAACCCACAGGCTCACCGCAGCAACGGAACTCCTCGGCCCGAGCACCGCGATGATGAGGAAGGAGATGTGGATCTCGATGGGGATGCCGAACAGACGGAACCGAAGCATCACCGCAAGATATCAGGCACCCGCTGCACCTGACTCGCCGCAGCTTCCTACAGGTTGATGTCGAACAGCGGTCCGATCAGTTGGAGTCCGATCGCGTCGCCAATCCAGGCGAAGAGAACGAACAGCATGATCCCTGCACCGGCGATCGACAGGTTCTTCATGAAGCTGGTCATCTCGATCTGGGCGACCATCCCTTCATCCGTCCAGAAATGGTGGACCATGAAGGCCGCGGTGAGACACCACAGTGCGATCAGAAGCGCACCGAGATCCGTCCAGACACCGAGAATGACCGAAAGGCCACCGGCAAGGATCCAGATCCCTGACAGGTACACCATCGTCGATGCGCTTGCAACACCACGCATCTGTGCATATTCGGCGGTGTTCTTGTGTTGGAGGAGATGACCAGCGATCGCGGAGCTGACGAAGATCAAGCCGAACAGGATTCGGCCCACCAGAATCAGCCATTCCATGGGTACCTCCTTGTCCGAACCGAACAATACACGCCAGCGATCGAGGCGGCCGGCGATCAGCACCGTGGGTCAGATCGGACAACCGGGTTCCGACAGAGAACCTCTGGCTCAGAGCGACGCTCTCGTCGAGGCAGGTTCCACCCGAGAAGCAAGATCACCACATCTTCCAACCCGCCCCGGTGAACCGACATCTGACCTCACGACGACGGCATCAACGACCGACGCCGGACTCTCGCGAGACGATGCGGTTCGGGTCAGTCGTCGGATGAGTCGGTGTCGCCTCCGATCGAGGCGAGCCACTCCGCGGCATCCGTTGGCAGCGTGTCGCTCGACCCCGTGCCGTCGAAATCCCCGAGAAGGTCACCGGCGAGCGGAACCGCAGCGCCGGGAATCATCGGTTCGATCTCCTGATAGATCGACGAACCCGTCCCTGCCGGAATCAGCTTCCCGATGATGACATTCTCCTTGAGGCCGCGCATGCGGTCCGACTTGGCGTTCAGCGAAGCCTCGGTCAGAACCCGCGTCGTCTCTTGGAACGAAGCTGCCGACAGCCACGAATCGGTCGCAAGGGATGCCTTCGTGATACCCATCAGCTCGGGTCGTCCCTCGGCTGGCTGCTGTCCGTCCTTGACGAGCTCCCGATTCGTGTCGCGGAACTCCTGGGCATCGACGAGCTCGGCTGGCAACCACGGGCCTTCACCCGGGTTCACGATCCGTACCCGACGGAGCATCTGGCGCACGATCAGCTCGATGTGCTTGTCGTGGATGTCAACACCTTGCGAGCGATACACCTCTTGCACCTGCTCGACGAGGTACCGCTGACACGCACGCACGCCCTGGATCTCGAGGACCTCCTTCGGGTCAAGCGGCCCTTCGGTGAGCTGGGTTCCCGGCTCGATGACATCGCCCTGGGCAACCCGAAGTCTGGCTCGTACCGGAAGCGGATACGACACCTCGTCGTCCCCGTCCACGACCACGACCGAGCGGTCCCCCGATTCGGGATCCTCGTCGATGCGGACGGCGCCCCCCATCTCAGAGAGAATCGCGACGCCCTTCGGCGTGCGGGCCTCGAAGAGTTCCGTGACACGGGGAAGACCGTGCGTGATGTCCTCGCCGGCGATACCACCGGTGTGGAAGGTCCTCATCGTCAACTGCGTCCCGGGCTCCCCGATCGACTGCGCAGCCATGATCCCGACCGCCGTTGCTGGCTCAACGAGGGAGCCAGTCGCAAGGTCGATGCCGTATGAGAGTTGTGAGATCCCGTGTCGGCTCTCGTCGGTGAGCGGCGAGCGGACCCGAATCGTAGTGACATCCTTCAACGCCGAAAGGCCGTTGACCGCTTCACGATCGAGAATGAAGCCCTTCCGGAGCTTTCGCCCATCCGGGAGTTCGGCGAGCTTGCGCGCGACCTTGACATCCTCAGCCAGAACCCTTCCGAAGATCCGATCCCGCAGATGACGCACATCGCGCACACCGCCTGCGCCATCTGGCTCCTTGACCGTGACCACAAGACCGGGATCGTCGGTCTCCTCGTCGTGGATGATGATCTCTTGGCTGACATCGACCAGACGACGGGTCAGATAGCCGGAGTCCGCGGTGCGCAGCGCCGTATCAGCGAGTCCCTTGCGAGCTCCGTGGGTCGAAATGAAGTACTCGAGCACGGTGAGGCCCTCACGGAAGTTCGCCTTGATCGGCTGGGGGATGATCTCACCCTTCGGATTGGCGACGAGACCTCGCATACCTGCGATCTGACGCAGCTGCATGATGTTGCCCCGTGCACCCGAGTTGACCATCATGTCCATCGGGTTGAACGGATCAGCCTGCAGCGTCTCCTGCATGGCGTCTTTGACCTTGTCCGTCGCCTCGGTCCAGATCTCGATCAGGGCCGAGTGTCGCTCATCGTTGGTGATGATGCCCTTTTGGAACTGGCCCTCGACCTTTGCCGCGCGAGCCTCGAACTCTTCGAGGATCTCCTTCTTCTCCGGGGGCGTCTTGACATCTTGGAGTCCGATCGTCAATCCGGCCCGCGTCGCGTAGTGGAAGCCGAGTTCCTTGATGTTGTCGAGCGTGTTCGCCACATCGGGCTTGTCGTAGGTGTGGATGACCTCTTCGACGATCGTCCTGATGTCCCCCTTGCGCAGGACCGCGTTGAGGTACGGGAAACCCTTCGGGAACGCCCCGTTGACGAGGGCGCGCCCAAGCGTGGTTTCGACGATTGCGTTCCCGTCGACGGGCTCATCATCGATGAGATGCTTGAGGAGGGGCTTGAGCTCGGCGTGGAGTTCAGCATCCCCTGCGAGCCATCCCACCCGCACCTTGATCGGTGCATGCAGTGACAGATCTCCGAGTTCATAGGCCATCAACGCTTCGTCGACCGAAGCGAACGCACGGCCTGCGCCCGTAGCGTCCTCGTCGACCGCCGACAGGTAGTACATGCCGATGATCATGTCCTGTGACGGTGTGACGATCGGTCGACCGTCGGCTGGACGGAGCACATTGTTCGCCGACAGCATCAGGATCCTGGCTTCAGCCTGTGCTTCGGACGACAGGGGCAGATGGACCGCCATCTGGTCGCCGTCGAAGTCAGCATTGAACGCTTCACATACGAGCGGATGGAGCTGGATGGCCTTTCCCTCGATGATGACCGGCTCGAATGCCTGAATCCCGAGTCGATGCAGCGTCGGCGCGCGGTTCAGCAGCACCGGATGCTCTTGGATCACATCAGCAAGGACATCCCAGACCTGGTATCGCCGCCGTTCAACCATGCGCTTCGCCGCCTTGATGTTCTGCGCGATGTCGAGGTCGACAAGCCGCTTCATCACGAACGGCTTGAACAACTCGAGAGCCATGATCTTGGGAAGGCCACACTGGTGGAGACGAAGGTCAGGCCCAACGACGATGACTGAGCGTCCCGAGTAGTCGACTCGCTTCCCGAGCAGGTTCTGGCGGAACCGACCCTGTTTGCCCTTCAGCATGTCGGACAGCGACTTGAGCGGGCGAGAACCGGGCCCGGTCACAGCACGACCACGACGCCCGTTGTCGAAGAGGGCATCGACGGCTTCTTGCAGCATCCGCTTCTCGTTGTTGACGATGATCTCGGGTGCACCGAGATCCATAAGTCGCTTGAGACGGTTGTTGCGGTTGATGACCCGTCGATACAGGTCGTTCATGTCCGATGTCGCGAACCGGCCGCCGTCGAGTTGCACCATCGGGCGCAGGTCCGGAGGTATGACAGGGATTGCGTGGAGAATCATGCCTTCGGGATCGTTCTTCCCGTCTGCGAACGGCTGGAGGACCTTCAGTCGCTTCATCGCCCGCTGGCGCCGTTGTTGGGAATTGGCATCGAGGTCCTCGCGGAGCTTCGCGACCTCTTCGTGGAGATCCATCCGCGCGATGAGATCCCCGACATACTCGGCTCCCATCCCACCCGTGTAGTAGTCACCATACCGGTCGATGATCTCGCGCCAGAGCTGTTCGGAATCGATCAGGTCGCGCGGCGCCATCGTCTTGAAGGTGTCGAACGCATCGTCGAGCAGCTCGACTTCGACGCGCGCCCGATCGTCGCGGTCCTTGATCTCCCGCTCCACTTCCTTCTTACGAGCACTGATCTCGTTTGCCTTTGCTCCGGCGTCCTCCATCTGCGCGAGTTCACCTTCGAGGCGCTCCAAGCGAGCGTCACGCCACTCCTCGAACTCCTCGGTGATGAGCACCCGTTCATGGCGGGCGGCTTCTTCGAGGTCCGGCAGGTCCTTGGTGCGCTTGTCGTCGTCGACATGGGTGACGAGATACGCAGCGAAGTAGATGACCTTCTCGAGGTCTTTCGGCGACATGTCGAGGAGGTAGCCGAGCCGACTCGGGACACCCTTGAAGAACCAGATGTGGGTGACCGGGGCCGCCAACTCGATGTGTCCCATCCGTTCGCGCCGCACCTTGGCCCGTGTCACTTCGACACCGCAGCGCTCGCACACGACCCCGCGGAACCGGACGCGCTTGTACTTGCCGCAGTAGCACTCCCAATCCCTCGTGGGCCCGAAGATGCGTTCGTCGAACAGCCCGTCTTTTTCCGGCTTGAGCGTCCGGTAGTTGATCGTTTCGGGCTTCTTGACCTCACCGAAGGACCATGACCGAATCTGGTCCGACGACGCGAGGCCGATTCTCAGTTCATCAAACAGCTGTGTCACTTTGCGCTCCCGCCTTCACATCTCACATCTTGGATTGGAACAAACGCGTGGCTCTACACGGTCTCGAGGTCGGGTCGCTCCGGTCGAGAAATGTCGATGCCGAGCGACTGGGCGGTACGGAACACATCCTCTTCGAGATCCTTGAGTTCCACCTCTTCGCCTGCGGAGAGCATCTCCACATTGAGGCACAGCGACTGCATCTCCTTGACGAGCACCTTGAATGACTCCGGGATCCCTGGCTCCGGGATGTTCTCTCCCTGAACGATCGCCTCATAGACCTTGACCCGCCCTCGGACATCGTCAGACTTGATCGTCAGCAGCTCCTGGAGCGCATAGGCGGCGCCGTAGGCCTCAAGGGCCCAGACCTCCATCTCGCCGAACCGCTGCCCGCCGAACTGCGCCTTCCCGCCGAGCGGCTGTTGCGTGATCATCGAGTAGGGGCCCGTCGACCTCGCGTGGATCTTGTGGTCAACGAGGTGGACCAGCTTGAGGATGTACATGTACCCGACGGTGATCGGCGAGTCGTACGGAAGGCCCGTCCGCCCGTCGAAGAGCTTCCCCTTGCCGTCGGCGTCGATCAACCGGACACCGTCACGGTTGGGCTTCGAGTTGGCGATGACCTTGAGAACCTCGTCCTCGTGTGCGCCGTCGAACACGGGCGTCGCGACTCTCGTCCACGGCTCCGCACCGGCTGCGGCGGGACTTTCGAGATCGTCGAATGAATCCCACCCGGTCGCGGCGGCCCACCCGAGGTGTGTCTCGAGGACCTGACCGAGGTTCATCCGCGACGGCACTCCGAGCGGTGACAGGATGATGTCGACGGGGGTCCCGTCCTCGAAGAACGGCATGTCCTCCTCGGGGAGGATCTTGGCGATCACACCCTTGTTTCCGTGCCGACCGGCGAGCTTGTCACCCGCGGAGATCTTTCGTTGGTTCGCCACATAGACCCGCACGAGCTCGTTCATCCCCGGCGGAAGGTCGTAGCCGTCCTCACGGCTGAACTCCTTGACGGCGATCGCCTTGCCGGACTCTCCGTGGGGGACCTTGAGCGAGACATCCCTGACCTCGCGCGCCTTCTCGCCGAAGATCGCCCGCAGCAGCCGCTCCTCGGGAGTGAGCTCCGTCTCACCTTTCGGCGTGACCTTTCCGACGAGGTAGTCACCCGGTCCGACCTCGGCGCCGATCCTGATGATGCCCCTGTCGTCAAGGTCCATGAGGACCTCCTCGGCAACATTGGGGATGTCGCGGGTGATCTCCTCGGCACCGAGTTTGGTGTCGCGAGCTTCGATCTCGTGCTCTTCGATGTGGATCGACGACAAGATGTCCTCTTTGACGAGTCGCTCGGAGATCACGATGGCGTCCTCGAAGTTGTGGCCCTCCCACGGCATGAACGCGACCATCAGGTTGTGTCCGAGTGCGAGTTCACCACCGTCCGTCGAGGCACCGTCTGCGAGGGGATCACCCGCCTTGACCTTGTCGCCTTCGGACACGATCGGCTTCTGATTGATGCAGGTTCCCTGATTCGAGCGCTCGAACTTCTCGAGGGTGAAGGTGTGCTTCGTGTTGGTCCCGGCTTCCTTGACGACGATCTCGTCACCCGTCACGGTGACAACCTCACCATCGACCGGTGTCACGATCACCTCGCCCGAGTCCTTGGCGGCTCGTTCCTCCATGCCTGTCCCGACAAGGGGAGCATCCGATCGGATGAGTGGCACGGCCTGACGCTGCATGTTCGAACCCATGAGAGCCCGGTTCGCGTCGTCGTGCTCGAGGAAGGGGATCAGCGCCGTTGCGATCGAAACTACCTGTTTCGGTGAGACATCCATGTAGTCGACCTGGTCGCCCGGAACATTGTCGACATCGCCGCCGGTCTTGCGTACGAGGACCCGATCGTTCGCGAAGGTCCCATCGGGATTCAACGGTGCATTGGCCTGGGCGATGACATGGCCCTCTTCGAGTGCAGCGGTGAGGTAGTCAACCTGGTCGGTGACCTTCCCGTCGATCACGCGCCGGTACGGTGTCTCGATGAATCCGAACCGGTTGACCCGGGCGTAGGAGGCAAGGGACCCGATGAGGCCGATATTCGGGCCTTCCGGCGTCTCGATGGGACACATCCGCCCGTAGTGGGAAGGATGCACATCGCGGACCTCGAATCCCGCTCGCTCCCGGCTCAACCCGCCGGGGCCAAGCGCAGAGAGGCGCCGCCGGTGGGTGATCGATGCAAGGGGATTCGGCTGATCCATGAACTGGCTCAGCTGCGATGTGCCGAAGAACTCCTTGATGGAGGCAACAACGGGCCTGATGTTGATGAGCGTCTGTGGGGTGATCGACTCTGGATCCTGGGTCGTCATGCGTTCGCGCACGACGCGCTCGAGCCGGGTGAGGCCGACGCGGATCTGGTTCTGGATCAGCTCACCGACGGTGCGGATCCTGCGGTTCTGGAAGTTGTCGATGTCATCGACTCGGTACCCGTCTTCCCCGCGGTGGAGGGCCATCAGGTACTTGATCGTGTTGACCATGTCCTTGTCGGTCAGCAGACCCTGTTCCTCGGATGAGTAGTTCTCGAGGATGTCGGTGCCGATCTCGCCGGTGAGTTTCTGGTTCAGCTTGTAACGCCCGACCCTGGTCAAGTCATATCGTTTCGGTGTTCTGAACAGGGTCTTGATCAGCGACCGTGCCGAATCGACCGTGGTGAGCTCACCCGGCCGCAGTTTGCGGTAGAGGTCGAGCAGTGCCTCGTCACGAGTCGAAGTCGGGTCCTTCTCGATCGTGTTGCGAACCAACTCTGAGTCTCCGAGCAGCGCGATGATCTCTTCGTCGGTCTCGGCAATCGACAGGGCGCGCAGGAAGGTGCTGACGAACTGGCGACGCTTGCGATCGACGCGCACACCAATGGTGTCCTTCTTGTCGATGTCGAATTCGAGCCAGGCACCACGCCCCGGAATGACCTTCGAGGCATACAGGTTGCGTCCGGAGGTCTTGTCGGTCGAACGATCGAAATAGACGCCGGGACTGCGCACGAGTTGGGAGACGACGACGCGCTCCGTGCCGTTGATGATGAAGGTTCCGTTGTCGGTCATCATCGGGAAGTCACCGAGGAACACCTGCTGTTCCTTGATCTCCCCGGTTTCCTTGTTGAGGAAGCGGGCGGTGACGAAGAGGGGTCGCGAAAAGTTCGCGTCGCGGTCCTTGGCTTCTTCGATCGTCAGGGGAGGTTCATCGAATCGGTGATCGGACAGTTCGAGGGCGAGGTTGCCGGTGAAGTCCTCGATGGGGGAGACTTCCTCGAACATCTGCTTGAGCCCGGAGTCGAGGAAGGCCTGGAACGACTCTCGCTGGATACCGAGAAGATCGGGAACCTCCTGGACTTCGGGGATCTTTGCAAACGAGAGCCTTGTGGAACGCGCACGGGCCAACGCGGGTCCTCCTCCATCTAGGGCGTGACAGCGACGAAGCTGGGAACGGTGTTATGGGCGAATCGCAGAGGATAGCACAAAATCGGCATAGCACGCAGCTATGCCGGCTCTTCGATCGGAGAGTCGTGAAATCGTCTTCAACTGTGAATTGCAGGATACCCGACGCGACGCCGACGGTCAAGGAGGAAAGAGTCCACCACGGTTCACATCTCACGATTGACCGTTGTCAGTCAGCCATCGAGGCGGGCTTGTGAGCGACCACGAGGATGTGCGGTCCGAGCCCGAGGAGGGTCGGTTCTGATTCGATTGCGCGAGCGGCGTTGATGATGATTTGGCGTCGCTCGGGGTCGTCCCACGATCGAAGAAGGCGCGGAATCCATGCTGCGATGCCTTCGACACCTAGCACAGCGTCGACCACCAATCCTGCCGCGCGGGCCTCGGTTCGGGCCTCATCGGGTCGATGGAAGTAGGCGGTCGTGAAGTACTCGGATCCCTCGGGTGGACGGTGCTGTCCGTCGGCGAGGTCCCGCTCCATCATCGTGCGAAACGCTGGGTCCCAGATGGCGTCCTCGGCGAGACCACTGAAGAGAGAGGCAAACCGGCTGATGATCGAGGCAACAACAACGCCTCCGGCTCGACAGACACGAGCCGCTTCGCTCCACACCCGATCTCGGTCGTCAGGTTCGGGAAGGTGATAGAGCGGACCAAGGAGCAAGACCACATCGTACGAAGAGTCCTCCGCTTCGAGCGCACGCCCGTCTCCGACCCGACCGCTGAACCCTCGGCGGCTCGAGAGTCGGTCGTTCGCCTGGCGCACATGTCTCGGGACCGGATCGATAACATCAACACTGTGGCCGCAATCGAGCAACCATGCGGCATGCACCCCCGACGCTCCACCGACATCAAGAACCCGCGAGGGTTCGGCCGGTAGGTACCGTTTGACGATCTCCCTCGTGCGGATCAACTCAAGCTCGCCGATTCCCGATCGAATCCGCTGGTCCTCATCAAACGACTCCGAGTAGTACCTCAGGATGTCGGCATCGAACGGCGGCTTGTCCATCACCGGACAATACCCGACCGACCCGTCCCTGCTTCAGGGGTGACACGGTTG
This window contains:
- a CDS encoding DNA-directed RNA polymerase subunit beta', translating into MTQLFDELRIGLASSDQIRSWSFGEVKKPETINYRTLKPEKDGLFDERIFGPTRDWECYCGKYKRVRFRGVVCERCGVEVTRAKVRRERMGHIELAAPVTHIWFFKGVPSRLGYLLDMSPKDLEKVIYFAAYLVTHVDDDKRTKDLPDLEEAARHERVLITEEFEEWRDARLERLEGELAQMEDAGAKANEISARKKEVEREIKDRDDRARVEVELLDDAFDTFKTMAPRDLIDSEQLWREIIDRYGDYYTGGMGAEYVGDLIARMDLHEEVAKLREDLDANSQQRRQRAMKRLKVLQPFADGKNDPEGMILHAIPVIPPDLRPMVQLDGGRFATSDMNDLYRRVINRNNRLKRLMDLGAPEIIVNNEKRMLQEAVDALFDNGRRGRAVTGPGSRPLKSLSDMLKGKQGRFRQNLLGKRVDYSGRSVIVVGPDLRLHQCGLPKIMALELFKPFVMKRLVDLDIAQNIKAAKRMVERRRYQVWDVLADVIQEHPVLLNRAPTLHRLGIQAFEPVIIEGKAIQLHPLVCEAFNADFDGDQMAVHLPLSSEAQAEARILMLSANNVLRPADGRPIVTPSQDMIIGMYYLSAVDEDATGAGRAFASVDEALMAYELGDLSLHAPIKVRVGWLAGDAELHAELKPLLKHLIDDEPVDGNAIVETTLGRALVNGAFPKGFPYLNAVLRKGDIRTIVEEVIHTYDKPDVANTLDNIKELGFHYATRAGLTIGLQDVKTPPEKKEILEEFEARAAKVEGQFQKGIITNDERHSALIEIWTEATDKVKDAMQETLQADPFNPMDMMVNSGARGNIMQLRQIAGMRGLVANPKGEIIPQPIKANFREGLTVLEYFISTHGARKGLADTALRTADSGYLTRRLVDVSQEIIIHDEETDDPGLVVTVKEPDGAGGVRDVRHLRDRIFGRVLAEDVKVARKLAELPDGRKLRKGFILDREAVNGLSALKDVTTIRVRSPLTDESRHGISQLSYGIDLATGSLVEPATAVGIMAAQSIGEPGTQLTMRTFHTGGIAGEDITHGLPRVTELFEARTPKGVAILSEMGGAVRIDEDPESGDRSVVVVDGDDEVSYPLPVRARLRVAQGDVIEPGTQLTEGPLDPKEVLEIQGVRACQRYLVEQVQEVYRSQGVDIHDKHIELIVRQMLRRVRIVNPGEGPWLPAELVDAQEFRDTNRELVKDGQQPAEGRPELMGITKASLATDSWLSAASFQETTRVLTEASLNAKSDRMRGLKENVIIGKLIPAGTGSSIYQEIEPMIPGAAVPLAGDLLGDFDGTGSSDTLPTDAAEWLASIGGDTDSSDD
- a CDS encoding class I SAM-dependent methyltransferase; amino-acid sequence: MDKPPFDADILRYYSESFDEDQRIRSGIGELELIRTREIVKRYLPAEPSRVLDVGGASGVHAAWLLDCGHSVDVIDPVPRHVRQANDRLSSRRGFSGRVGDGRALEAEDSSYDVVLLLGPLYHLPEPDDRDRVWSEAARVCRAGGVVVASIISRFASLFSGLAEDAIWDPAFRTMMERDLADGQHRPPEGSEYFTTAYFHRPDEARTEARAAGLVVDAVLGVEGIAAWIPRLLRSWDDPERRQIIINAARAIESEPTLLGLGPHILVVAHKPASMAD
- the rpoB gene encoding DNA-directed RNA polymerase subunit beta translates to MARARSTRLSFAKIPEVQEVPDLLGIQRESFQAFLDSGLKQMFEEVSPIEDFTGNLALELSDHRFDEPPLTIEEAKDRDANFSRPLFVTARFLNKETGEIKEQQVFLGDFPMMTDNGTFIINGTERVVVSQLVRSPGVYFDRSTDKTSGRNLYASKVIPGRGAWLEFDIDKKDTIGVRVDRKRRQFVSTFLRALSIAETDEEIIALLGDSELVRNTIEKDPTSTRDEALLDLYRKLRPGELTTVDSARSLIKTLFRTPKRYDLTRVGRYKLNQKLTGEIGTDILENYSSEEQGLLTDKDMVNTIKYLMALHRGEDGYRVDDIDNFQNRRIRTVGELIQNQIRVGLTRLERVVRERMTTQDPESITPQTLINIRPVVASIKEFFGTSQLSQFMDQPNPLASITHRRRLSALGPGGLSRERAGFEVRDVHPSHYGRMCPIETPEGPNIGLIGSLASYARVNRFGFIETPYRRVIDGKVTDQVDYLTAALEEGHVIAQANAPLNPDGTFANDRVLVRKTGGDVDNVPGDQVDYMDVSPKQVVSIATALIPFLEHDDANRALMGSNMQRQAVPLIRSDAPLVGTGMEERAAKDSGEVIVTPVDGEVVTVTGDEIVVKEAGTNTKHTFTLEKFERSNQGTCINQKPIVSEGDKVKAGDPLADGASTDGGELALGHNLMVAFMPWEGHNFEDAIVISERLVKEDILSSIHIEEHEIEARDTKLGAEEITRDIPNVAEEVLMDLDDRGIIRIGAEVGPGDYLVGKVTPKGETELTPEERLLRAIFGEKAREVRDVSLKVPHGESGKAIAVKEFSREDGYDLPPGMNELVRVYVANQRKISAGDKLAGRHGNKGVIAKILPEEDMPFFEDGTPVDIILSPLGVPSRMNLGQVLETHLGWAAATGWDSFDDLESPAAAGAEPWTRVATPVFDGAHEDEVLKVIANSKPNRDGVRLIDADGKGKLFDGRTGLPYDSPITVGYMYILKLVHLVDHKIHARSTGPYSMITQQPLGGKAQFGGQRFGEMEVWALEAYGAAYALQELLTIKSDDVRGRVKVYEAIVQGENIPEPGIPESFKVLVKEMQSLCLNVEMLSAGEEVELKDLEEDVFRTAQSLGIDISRPERPDLETV
- a CDS encoding DoxX family protein, with product MEWLILVGRILFGLIFVSSAIAGHLLQHKNTAEYAQMRGVASASTMVYLSGIWILAGGLSVILGVWTDLGALLIALWCLTAAFMVHHFWTDEGMVAQIEMTSFMKNLSIAGAGIMLFVLFAWIGDAIGLQLIGPLFDINL